Proteins from a single region of Trichomycterus rosablanca isolate fTriRos1 chromosome 16, fTriRos1.hap1, whole genome shotgun sequence:
- the rasgrp2 gene encoding RAS guanyl-releasing protein 2 isoform X1: MESVLLDQAVSVDELVDACIKAFDDEGSLNDASLVRMFLMMHPWYLSSSDFAKKLLHKSQNCSASCRSQICHLVKYWIGEFPAEFDLNPDLAEQIRCLKELLKQNGDVRRSLLIDIDSIPSYEWKRELNASVQKKSKTSLLFDHLDASTLAEHLTYMEYKSFCKILFQDYHSFVMHGCTVDNPILERFITLFNRVSQWIQMMVLSKPTAQQRANVITDFITVGQRLLELQNFNTLMAVVGGLSNSSISRLKDTQALLSNESRKLFEGLVELITSSGNYSRYRQRFSESAGFRFPILGVHLKDLIAVHVAHSDWADPEKTQVNLTKTKQLYAILQELAVIQSTPPDIHANPDLLSLLIVSLDQYHTEEEIYQLSLQREPRSLKLSVSGSNPQSPQIEQWASSVQSKPDPVILNKHIEKMVESVFKNFDTDSDGYITQKEFESIRNNFPYLSKLDDLDQHQNGRISKVQMIEYFGKASSTLNCKMGFVHTFTPRNCIKPTVCQHCSGIMWAFTKRYKCQVCGVSCHKDCRSRLAVECRKRAKSVSFDSPIPQISRSLSFPPPTGKNTEPECTDIIEESQENVEPEVLDDHL; the protein is encoded by the exons ATGGAGAGCGTTTTATTGGATCAGGCTGTGAGTGTGGATGAGCTGGTGGATGCCTGCATCAAAGCGTTCG ATGATGAAGGTTCACTAAATGATGCCTCTCTGGTGCGGATGTTCCTCATGATGCATCCCTGGTACCTTTCATCCAGTGACTTCGCCAAGAAGCTTCTGCACAA atctcagaattGCTCTGCCAGTTGTCGCTCTCAGATTTGTCATCTTGTCAA GTATTGGATAGGCGAGTTCCCGGCTGAATTTGACCTGAACCCAGATCTGGCTGAGCAGATTCGATGTCTGAAGGAGCTGCTGAAGCAGAATGGAGATGTGAGGCGTAGTCTCCTCATAGACATTGACAGCAT CCCATCATATGAATGGAAACGAGAACTGAACGCAAGTGTTCAAAAGAAGAGTAAAACCTCCCTGCTGTTTGACCACCTTGACGCCTCGACCCTGGCTGAGCACCTCACTTACATGGAGTACAAGTCCTTCTGCAAGATCCTG TTCCAGGACTACCACAGCTTTGTGATGCACGGCTGCACTGTAGATAACCCGATTCTGGAGCGTTTTATCACCCTCTTCAACAGGGTGTCCCAGTGGATCCAGATGATGGTGCTGAGTAAACCAACAGCTCAGCAAAGAGCCAACGTCATCACTGACTTCATTACAGTGGGACAG agatTGCTGGAGCTGCAGAACTTTAATACACTCATGGCGGTGGTTGGAGGTTTGAGTAACAGTTCCATCTCCAGACTTAAAGACACTCAGGCTCTTCTAAGCAACGAATCCCGAAAG CTGTTTGAAGGGCTGGTGGAGCTGATCACATCGAGCGGGAACTACAGCCGCTACCGACAGCGCTTCTCAGAGAGCGCTGGCTTCCGTTTCCCCATCCTGGGCGTGCACCTGAAGGACCTGATCGCCGTCCACGTTGCTCATTCTGACTGGGCTGACCCGGAGAAAACGCAGGTCAACCTAACAAAGACTAAGCAGCTGTATGCGATCCTGCAGGAGCTAGCAGTGATCCAGAGCACTCCTCCTGACATTCATGCCAACCCGGACCTCCTCAGCCTGCTCATT GTGTCTCTGGACCAGTACCACACAGAGGAGGAAATCTATCAGCTGTCTCTGCAGAGAGAACCTCGCAGCCTAAAATTATCA GTGTCCGGTTCAAACCCTCAGTCTCCACAAATAGAGCAGTGGGCATCTTCGGTCCAATCCAAACCTGATCCAGTCATCCTCAACAAACACATTGAAAAGATGGTGGAG tctgTATTTAAAAATTTTGACACGGACAGTGATGGCTACATTACCCAAAAAGAGTTCGAGAGCATCAGGAACAACTTCCCCTACCTCAGCAAGCTTGATGACCTGGACCAGCACCA GAATGGCAGAATTAGCAAAGTCCAGATGATTGAATATTTCGGTAAAGCCAGCTCCACGCTGAACTGTAAAATGGGCTTTGTGCACACATTTACACCAAGGAATTGCATCAAACCCACAGTCTGCCAACACTGCTCAGGCAtt ATGTGGGCATTTACCAAACGATACAAATGCCAAG TGTGTGGTGTTAGCTGTCATAAAGACTGCCGCAGTCGTTTGGCTGTTGAGTGTCGCAAACGGGCTAAAAGTGTCAGTTTTGACAGTCCCATTCCACAGATCAGCCGCTCGCTCAGCTTTCCCCCACCTACTGGAAAAAATACTGAGCCTGAGTGCACAG ATATTATAGAGGAGAGTCAAGAGAATGTAGAGCCGGAAGTGTTGGATGATCACCTTTGA
- the rasgrp2 gene encoding RAS guanyl-releasing protein 2 isoform X2, translating into MESVLLDQAVSVDELVDACIKAFDDEGSLNDASLVRMFLMMHPWYLSSSDFAKKLLHKSQNCSASCRSQICHLVKYWIGEFPAEFDLNPDLAEQIRCLKELLKQNGDVRRSLLIDIDSIPSYEWKRELNASVQKKSKTSLLFDHLDASTLAEHLTYMEYKSFCKILFQDYHSFVMHGCTVDNPILERFITLFNRVSQWIQMMVLSKPTAQQRANVITDFITVGQRLLELQNFNTLMAVVGGLSNSSISRLKDTQALLSNESRKLFEGLVELITSSGNYSRYRQRFSESAGFRFPILGVHLKDLIAVHVAHSDWADPEKTQVNLTKTKQLYAILQELAVIQSTPPDIHANPDLLSLLIVSLDQYHTEEEIYQLSLQREPRSLKLSVSGSNPQSPQIEQWASSVQSKPDPVILNKHIEKMVEAVCI; encoded by the exons ATGGAGAGCGTTTTATTGGATCAGGCTGTGAGTGTGGATGAGCTGGTGGATGCCTGCATCAAAGCGTTCG ATGATGAAGGTTCACTAAATGATGCCTCTCTGGTGCGGATGTTCCTCATGATGCATCCCTGGTACCTTTCATCCAGTGACTTCGCCAAGAAGCTTCTGCACAA atctcagaattGCTCTGCCAGTTGTCGCTCTCAGATTTGTCATCTTGTCAA GTATTGGATAGGCGAGTTCCCGGCTGAATTTGACCTGAACCCAGATCTGGCTGAGCAGATTCGATGTCTGAAGGAGCTGCTGAAGCAGAATGGAGATGTGAGGCGTAGTCTCCTCATAGACATTGACAGCAT CCCATCATATGAATGGAAACGAGAACTGAACGCAAGTGTTCAAAAGAAGAGTAAAACCTCCCTGCTGTTTGACCACCTTGACGCCTCGACCCTGGCTGAGCACCTCACTTACATGGAGTACAAGTCCTTCTGCAAGATCCTG TTCCAGGACTACCACAGCTTTGTGATGCACGGCTGCACTGTAGATAACCCGATTCTGGAGCGTTTTATCACCCTCTTCAACAGGGTGTCCCAGTGGATCCAGATGATGGTGCTGAGTAAACCAACAGCTCAGCAAAGAGCCAACGTCATCACTGACTTCATTACAGTGGGACAG agatTGCTGGAGCTGCAGAACTTTAATACACTCATGGCGGTGGTTGGAGGTTTGAGTAACAGTTCCATCTCCAGACTTAAAGACACTCAGGCTCTTCTAAGCAACGAATCCCGAAAG CTGTTTGAAGGGCTGGTGGAGCTGATCACATCGAGCGGGAACTACAGCCGCTACCGACAGCGCTTCTCAGAGAGCGCTGGCTTCCGTTTCCCCATCCTGGGCGTGCACCTGAAGGACCTGATCGCCGTCCACGTTGCTCATTCTGACTGGGCTGACCCGGAGAAAACGCAGGTCAACCTAACAAAGACTAAGCAGCTGTATGCGATCCTGCAGGAGCTAGCAGTGATCCAGAGCACTCCTCCTGACATTCATGCCAACCCGGACCTCCTCAGCCTGCTCATT GTGTCTCTGGACCAGTACCACACAGAGGAGGAAATCTATCAGCTGTCTCTGCAGAGAGAACCTCGCAGCCTAAAATTATCA GTGTCCGGTTCAAACCCTCAGTCTCCACAAATAGAGCAGTGGGCATCTTCGGTCCAATCCAAACCTGATCCAGTCATCCTCAACAAACACATTGAAAAGATGGTGGAGGCAG tctgTATTTAA